In Pseudomonadota bacterium, the following proteins share a genomic window:
- a CDS encoding glutathione S-transferase family protein: MTTLYHAPLSPFCRKVRLSLAEKKIEVTLVEERYWEQSGDFMRRNPAGKVPVLRHEGRVMSESTAICEYIEEAYPAPPLLPQSKDARFEVRRLVAWFDDKFHREVTSNLLYERVNKKITGQGYPDSSNVKAGSKAIKYHLDYMAWLLDQRRWLAGDVMTLADFAAAAHLSALDYISDVDWNRSEGVKDWYAKIKSRPAFRSILADVVPGFPPPRHYADLDF, from the coding sequence ATGACCACGCTTTATCACGCGCCCCTTTCTCCGTTTTGCCGCAAGGTGCGGCTCTCGTTGGCCGAGAAGAAGATCGAGGTCACCCTCGTCGAAGAGCGCTACTGGGAGCAGAGTGGCGATTTCATGCGGCGCAACCCCGCGGGCAAGGTGCCGGTGCTGCGCCACGAGGGGCGGGTCATGAGCGAGAGCACGGCGATCTGCGAATACATCGAGGAGGCCTATCCCGCGCCGCCACTCCTGCCGCAATCGAAGGATGCGCGCTTCGAGGTGCGGCGTCTCGTGGCGTGGTTCGATGACAAGTTCCACCGGGAGGTGACGTCGAATCTGCTCTACGAGCGGGTGAACAAGAAGATCACCGGGCAAGGCTACCCCGACAGCTCCAACGTCAAGGCAGGCTCGAAGGCGATCAAGTATCACCTCGATTACATGGCCTGGCTCCTCGACCAGCGGCGCTGGCTGGCGGGCGACGTGATGACGCTCGCAGATTTCGCCGCGGCTGCCCATCTGAGCGCGCTGGACTATATCAGTGATGTCGATTGGAACCGGTCGGAAGGGGTGAAGGATTGGTACGCCAAGATCAAATCGCGCCCGGCCTTCCGCTCGATCCTCGCGGATGTGGTGCCGGGTTTCCCGCCGCCACGGCACTATGCGGACCTTGATTTCTGA
- a CDS encoding MarR family transcriptional regulator: MTEDTHPRELRRGIEAMFFAYRGFTKDPDRILHERGYGRAHHRALHFIDRSPGTTVNNLLAILGVTKQSLNRVLRALIDEGLVESRVGEKDKRERHLWLTPAGAALQQALNEVQSARVRQAFASAGPEAVAGFQAVLEEMMDADLLHHFRRLSDEAGD; this comes from the coding sequence ATGACCGAAGACACCCATCCTCGCGAACTGCGCCGCGGGATCGAGGCGATGTTCTTTGCGTATCGCGGTTTCACCAAGGACCCCGATCGCATCCTGCATGAGCGCGGCTATGGCCGGGCCCATCACCGCGCGCTGCATTTCATCGACCGCAGCCCCGGGACCACCGTTAACAATTTGCTCGCCATCCTCGGCGTGACCAAGCAATCGCTCAACCGCGTGCTCCGGGCGCTCATCGATGAGGGTCTCGTCGAAAGCCGGGTGGGCGAGAAGGACAAGCGCGAGCGGCATCTCTGGCTGACGCCCGCGGGCGCGGCGCTCCAGCAGGCGCTAAACGAGGTACAGTCGGCGCGGGTCCGGCAGGCTTTCGCCAGCGCGGGGCCGGAGGCTGTCGCGGGCTTCCAGGCGGTGCTGGAGGAGATGATGGATGCCGATCTGCTGCACCATTTCCGCCGGCTCTCGGACGAGGCGGGCGACTGA
- the queG gene encoding tRNA epoxyqueuosine(34) reductase QueG gives MSDTATLRTRLDAEAREAGFSACRVTHPGAITHVPARLGAWLEAGHHGTMGWMEDRAAWRGDPRVLWPECRSVIMLAEAYTPDEDALAGLARPETGNISVYARGKDYHDTVKKRLKRLARWLVAASGAEVKVFVDTAPVAEKPLAEAAGLGWQGKHTNLVGRELGSWFFLGSIFTTVQFDPDSAEIDHCGRCTRCLEACPTDAFPAPYALDARRCISYLTIEHKGPVPEELRAKMGNRIYGCDDCLAVCPWNKFAAEAREIRYAAREGMLFPDLAELAALDDAGFRARFSGSPIKRIGRDRFVRNVLYAIGNSGSPRLRVAAEALVDDPAPVVADAARWAVSRLASPTSDA, from the coding sequence ATTTCTGATACTGCGACGCTGCGCACGAGGCTCGACGCCGAGGCGCGGGAGGCAGGCTTCAGCGCCTGCCGGGTGACGCACCCGGGCGCCATAACCCACGTGCCCGCGCGGCTCGGCGCCTGGCTCGAGGCCGGGCATCACGGAACCATGGGCTGGATGGAGGACCGCGCGGCCTGGCGCGGGGATCCACGGGTGCTCTGGCCGGAATGCCGCTCCGTGATCATGCTCGCCGAGGCCTATACGCCCGATGAAGACGCGCTCGCGGGGCTGGCGCGGCCGGAAACAGGCAATATCAGTGTCTATGCACGCGGAAAAGACTACCATGACACGGTCAAGAAGCGGCTCAAGCGGCTGGCGCGCTGGCTGGTGGCGGCCTCGGGCGCAGAGGTGAAGGTCTTCGTGGACACCGCGCCCGTGGCCGAGAAGCCGCTGGCGGAGGCCGCGGGGCTCGGCTGGCAGGGCAAGCATACCAACCTCGTGGGTCGCGAGCTCGGCAGCTGGTTTTTTCTTGGGTCGATCTTCACGACGGTGCAGTTCGACCCTGATTCAGCTGAAATTGACCATTGCGGGCGCTGCACGCGCTGCCTCGAGGCCTGCCCGACGGACGCCTTCCCAGCGCCTTACGCGCTCGATGCGCGGCGCTGCATCTCCTATCTCACGATCGAGCATAAGGGCCCCGTGCCCGAGGAGCTCCGCGCCAAGATGGGCAACCGCATCTATGGCTGCGACGATTGCCTGGCGGTGTGCCCGTGGAACAAGTTCGCCGCCGAGGCTCGCGAGATCCGTTATGCCGCACGGGAAGGGATGCTCTTTCCCGACCTCGCGGAACTCGCCGCGCTCGATGATGCGGGCTTCCGGGCGCGATTTTCCGGCTCGCCCATCAAACGGATCGGGCGGGACCGGTTCGTGCGTAACGTGCTCTATGCCATCGGTAACAGTGGGTCGCCGCGCCTGCGGGTCGCGGCCGAGGCGCTGGTGGATGATCCCGCGCCCGTCGTTGCCGACGCCGCGCGCTGGGCCGTCTCGCGCCTAGCTTCCCCTACGTCAGATGCCTAA
- a CDS encoding NAD(P)H-binding protein, giving the protein MAKLVTIIGGSGFVGRAIARAAVGAGWAVRVAVRHPENAADMEAEAVACDIRKDADVAAALVGAAAVVNCVGILAEGGGASFEALQAEGAARVARCAAAGDVEHMVQVSAIGADAASASAYARTKAAGEAGVLEQMPGAMILRPSIVFGPGDSFFNRFADMSKISPFVPVVGAGTRFQPVFVGDVARAVVAGLGGKGGTYEVGGPDVETFQELMTRMLEVLGRTRLVLPLPVPLGKMMGLGFETLSALSGGRIAPQITRDQVKNLANDNVVSGAYPGFDDLGITPTPMAEILPTYLR; this is encoded by the coding sequence ATGGCCAAACTCGTGACAATCATCGGTGGCTCGGGCTTCGTGGGGCGCGCGATCGCGCGTGCTGCTGTGGGGGCTGGCTGGGCCGTGCGGGTGGCGGTGAGACATCCCGAAAACGCCGCCGACATGGAGGCCGAGGCCGTGGCCTGCGATATCCGGAAGGACGCCGACGTGGCCGCGGCGCTCGTGGGGGCGGCGGCGGTGGTGAATTGCGTGGGTATTCTCGCCGAGGGCGGTGGCGCCTCTTTCGAGGCGCTGCAGGCCGAGGGCGCCGCGCGGGTGGCGCGCTGCGCTGCCGCGGGCGACGTGGAGCACATGGTGCAGGTCTCGGCCATCGGGGCGGATGCCGCCTCGGCTTCGGCCTATGCGCGCACGAAGGCCGCGGGCGAGGCAGGCGTGCTCGAGCAGATGCCCGGCGCCATGATCCTGCGTCCGTCCATTGTCTTCGGGCCGGGCGATAGCTTCTTCAATCGCTTCGCGGATATGTCGAAGATCTCGCCCTTCGTCCCCGTCGTGGGCGCGGGAACGCGGTTCCAGCCTGTCTTCGTGGGCGACGTGGCCCGAGCCGTGGTGGCGGGGCTCGGAGGCAAGGGCGGCACCTATGAAGTGGGCGGGCCCGATGTGGAGACGTTCCAGGAGCTCATGACGCGGATGCTCGAGGTGCTGGGACGCACCCGCCTCGTGCTGCCGCTTCCGGTTCCTCTGGGGAAGATGATGGGGCTCGGCTTCGAGACGCTGAGCGCGCTCTCCGGCGGGCGCATCGCGCCGCAGATCACCCGTGACCAGGTAAAGAACCTCGCCAATGATAACGTCGTGTCGGGGGCTTACCCCGGGTTTGACGACCTGGGCATCACCCCCACGCCCATGGCGGAGATCCTGCCCACCTACCTCAGGTGA
- the mtgA gene encoding monofunctional biosynthetic peptidoglycan transglycosylase → MAARKGKRAKVRAREPFFRQLRRRLLRYGLILFAVILLVIASGRVINPPKTPYMISEARRLGGVDYTWVPLAEVAPIMGQSAVAAEDANFCLHWGLDTTAIRQALDEGALRGGSTISQQVVKNVFLWHGRSYARKALEALITPLVELTWTKERILEVYLNIAEFDEGVFGVDAAARHYFGVGPQELSRAQAARLAAILPDPKGRSPVRPSDFVDRRARQILAGADTIAADGRAACFES, encoded by the coding sequence ATGGCAGCGCGCAAGGGAAAACGGGCGAAGGTACGGGCGCGGGAGCCGTTTTTCCGGCAACTCCGGCGCAGGCTTCTCCGTTACGGGCTGATCCTCTTCGCGGTCATCCTCCTCGTGATCGCCTCCGGACGCGTGATCAACCCGCCCAAGACGCCCTACATGATCTCGGAGGCCCGGCGGCTCGGCGGGGTGGATTACACTTGGGTCCCGCTGGCCGAGGTGGCGCCCATTATGGGGCAGTCCGCCGTGGCCGCGGAAGACGCGAATTTCTGCCTGCACTGGGGGCTCGACACCACCGCGATCCGGCAGGCGCTCGATGAGGGCGCGCTGCGCGGGGGCTCCACGATCTCGCAGCAGGTGGTGAAGAACGTCTTTCTCTGGCACGGGCGCTCCTATGCGCGGAAGGCGCTGGAGGCGTTGATTACGCCGCTGGTGGAGCTGACATGGACGAAGGAACGAATCCTCGAGGTCTACCTCAACATCGCGGAATTCGATGAAGGTGTCTTTGGCGTGGACGCAGCAGCGCGGCACTATTTCGGCGTGGGCCCTCAGGAGCTCAGCCGGGCGCAGGCGGCGCGCCTCGCGGCGATCCTGCCCGACCCCAAAGGGCGCTCGCCGGTGCGGCCCTCCGACTTCGTGGATCGGCGGGCTCGGCAAATCCTCGCCGGGGCCGACACGATCGCTGCCGATGGGCGCGCGGCCTGTTTCGAGAGCTGA
- a CDS encoding DUF4198 domain-containing protein, which produces MRLLSSALAAGLAAAILATAASAHEFWLSPRAYEVSVGRALEADIRTGESFKGNASPYFTRNVERFEVLMGERRIDPEATLGDRPVLDRSVPGEGLAVVIYETRDSRLTYQEWQKFVNFVEHKAFDGALARHDARGLPREGFVETYRRYAKSLIAVGGGAGSDRPVGLDTEIVALANPYTDAVDTMPVQVLLYGQPRANAQVETYSRAPSGEVSVDIRRTNANGRAAIPIRPGHEYMVDAVVLEERTGEVAWHSMWANLTFAVPAR; this is translated from the coding sequence ATGCGTCTTCTCTCTTCCGCCCTGGCCGCGGGCCTTGCTGCCGCCATCCTTGCAACGGCGGCCTCGGCCCACGAATTCTGGCTCTCGCCCCGCGCCTATGAAGTGAGCGTGGGCCGAGCCCTCGAAGCGGATATCAGGACGGGAGAAAGCTTCAAGGGAAATGCCTCCCCCTATTTCACGCGCAATGTCGAACGCTTCGAAGTGCTCATGGGAGAGCGCCGCATCGACCCCGAGGCGACGCTGGGAGACCGCCCTGTGCTCGATCGCAGCGTGCCCGGCGAGGGGCTCGCTGTCGTCATCTACGAGACCCGTGACAGCCGCCTGACCTACCAGGAATGGCAGAAATTCGTGAACTTCGTCGAGCACAAGGCATTCGACGGCGCGCTCGCTCGGCACGATGCGCGCGGCCTCCCGCGGGAGGGCTTCGTGGAGACCTACCGTCGCTACGCCAAGTCGCTCATCGCCGTGGGCGGGGGCGCGGGCAGCGACCGTCCCGTGGGCCTCGACACCGAGATCGTGGCGCTCGCCAACCCCTATACCGACGCGGTGGACACCATGCCGGTGCAGGTGTTGCTCTACGGCCAGCCGCGCGCCAATGCCCAGGTGGAGACGTATAGCCGTGCGCCGTCAGGCGAGGTCAGTGTCGATATCCGCCGCACCAATGCCAACGGGCGCGCCGCGATCCCGATCCGCCCGGGCCATGAATACATGGTCGATGCCGTGGTGCTCGAGGAGCGGACGGGCGAGGTCGCCTGGCATTCCATGTGGGCCAACCTGACCTTTGCCGTCCCCGCGCGCTGA
- a CDS encoding branched-chain amino acid aminotransferase, with amino-acid sequence MVGAYDDRDGKIWMNGKMVESRDANVHVLTHAMHYASSVFEGERAYGGKIFESRRHSERLHFSAGELDFQIPYTVDEIEAAKAQVLEVNGLSDAYVRAIAWRGAGEDMGVASARNPVYLAIAAWEWGSYYGDAKMKGAKLDIAKWKRPSPETIPVHAKAAGLYMICTTSKHAAEAKGCSDALFMDYRGYVAECTGANIFFVKDGEVHTPDPDCFLNGITRQRVIGMLRDKQIKVHERYIMPEELESFEQCWVTGTAAEVTPVAKIGDYNFEVGALTRDVAESYETLVRA; translated from the coding sequence ATGGTGGGCGCCTACGACGATCGCGACGGCAAGATCTGGATGAACGGCAAGATGGTGGAGTCGCGCGATGCCAATGTCCACGTGCTCACCCATGCCATGCACTACGCCTCCTCGGTCTTCGAGGGGGAGCGCGCCTATGGCGGAAAGATCTTCGAGAGCCGCCGCCATTCCGAGCGGCTGCATTTCTCCGCCGGCGAGCTCGATTTCCAGATCCCCTACACAGTGGACGAGATCGAGGCGGCCAAGGCGCAGGTGCTCGAGGTCAACGGCCTCTCGGATGCTTATGTTCGCGCCATCGCCTGGCGCGGCGCGGGCGAGGACATGGGTGTCGCCTCCGCGCGCAATCCCGTCTACCTCGCCATCGCGGCCTGGGAATGGGGCAGCTACTACGGCGACGCCAAGATGAAGGGCGCAAAGCTCGACATCGCCAAGTGGAAGCGCCCGAGCCCCGAGACGATCCCGGTCCATGCCAAAGCGGCGGGTCTCTACATGATCTGCACGACATCCAAACACGCCGCCGAGGCGAAGGGCTGCTCGGATGCACTCTTCATGGATTACCGCGGCTACGTGGCCGAGTGCACAGGCGCCAACATATTCTTCGTGAAGGACGGCGAGGTCCACACTCCGGACCCGGACTGCTTCCTCAACGGCATCACCCGCCAGCGCGTCATCGGCATGCTCCGCGACAAGCAGATCAAGGTCCACGAGCGCTACATCATGCCCGAGGAGCTCGAAAGCTTCGAGCAATGCTGGGTCACCGGCACCGCCGCGGAAGTCACTCCCGTGGCCAAGATCGGGGACTACAACTTCGAAGTGGGCGCCCTGACCCGCGACGTGGCCGAAAGCTACGAGACGCTTGTGCGGGCATAG
- a CDS encoding Hint domain-containing protein → MPDYTIYVLDEGDLTVSLPNGLDGQTQGDGSHMDGQTLTINTPNWIPIEVTDDDPNFADNDSSQRLDGAQALGNVTFPDGSRVEAEFAFEAEYLGETWTLIAFNIREANSPYNNSYGSIEGIAVVGGPGGFPPPNVPLQLSRGTEGPSFASEDYVTPICFGAGSPILTPGGYRPVETLRPGDLVETLDDGPQPICWTGARAVFGIGPFAPVEIATGALGNTAPVRLSQQHRVMVSGPEAELFFGRADVLVAARQLVGRPGIRLAPGQRMRYHHLLLPRHGVLDCAGLAAESFLPSAFGLSQLTETARADLAPVLARLGPDATVAARPVLRSYEAAMLSRAA, encoded by the coding sequence ATGCCGGATTATACGATATATGTCCTCGACGAAGGGGATCTCACGGTGTCGCTGCCCAATGGGCTCGACGGCCAGACCCAGGGCGATGGGAGTCACATGGACGGCCAGACCCTGACCATCAACACGCCGAACTGGATCCCCATCGAGGTCACCGATGACGATCCGAACTTCGCCGATAATGACAGCTCCCAGCGCCTCGACGGCGCGCAGGCGCTCGGCAATGTCACCTTCCCCGACGGGTCGCGCGTGGAAGCGGAATTCGCCTTCGAGGCGGAGTACTTGGGCGAGACCTGGACGCTCATTGCCTTCAACATCCGCGAGGCCAACAGCCCTTATAATAACTCCTACGGCTCCATCGAAGGGATCGCAGTGGTGGGCGGCCCCGGAGGCTTTCCGCCGCCCAACGTCCCGCTCCAGCTGTCGCGCGGGACGGAAGGGCCGAGCTTTGCCTCCGAAGATTACGTGACGCCCATCTGCTTCGGTGCGGGCAGCCCGATCCTGACGCCCGGCGGCTATCGCCCGGTGGAGACCCTCCGACCCGGAGATCTCGTGGAGACGCTCGATGACGGCCCGCAGCCCATCTGCTGGACCGGCGCACGCGCTGTCTTCGGCATCGGGCCCTTCGCGCCGGTAGAGATCGCGACGGGGGCGCTGGGTAATACCGCGCCCGTGCGTCTTTCCCAGCAGCATCGCGTGATGGTGAGCGGGCCCGAGGCGGAGCTTTTCTTCGGCCGGGCTGATGTGCTCGTGGCCGCGCGGCAGCTCGTCGGGCGCCCCGGCATCCGCCTCGCGCCGGGGCAGCGCATGCGCTATCACCACCTGCTGCTGCCGCGTCACGGGGTGCTCGATTGCGCGGGCCTCGCGGCAGAGAGCTTTCTGCCATCCGCCTTCGGGCTTTCGCAGCTGACCGAGACCGCGCGTGCCGATCTCGCGCCGGTACTGGCGCGGCTCGGGCCGGACGCGACGGTGGCCGCGCGGCCGGTGCTGCGATCCTACGAGGCCGCGATGCTCAGCCGCGCCGCCTGA
- a CDS encoding undecaprenyl-diphosphate phosphatase: MPLFHLVLVSLIQGVTEFLPISSSGHLVLLPLLTGLEDQGLLIDVAAHVGTLFAVVIFFWSEVRAAALGALRLARGKVDSQGAWLALCLLIATVPVVIAGLVFKATGIADALRSVEVIAWATLAFGIALYIADRGAKQVKTQRNLSLRDAGALGLWQALSLIPGTSRSGITITGALALGYTREDGTRIAMLMSIPTILGSGVLAATDGFAGRVPWGEVAIVVSLSFLAALVALSLMMRLLRSVSFLPYVIYRMILGTVLLALVYGGVIT; the protein is encoded by the coding sequence ATGCCACTCTTCCACCTCGTTCTCGTGTCCCTGATCCAAGGGGTGACGGAGTTCTTGCCGATCTCCTCCTCGGGCCATCTCGTGCTGCTGCCGCTCCTGACCGGGCTGGAAGATCAGGGTCTGCTGATCGACGTGGCTGCCCATGTGGGCACCCTCTTCGCTGTCGTGATCTTCTTCTGGTCGGAGGTGCGCGCGGCGGCGCTCGGCGCCCTGCGACTGGCGCGCGGCAAGGTCGACAGCCAGGGCGCCTGGCTCGCGCTCTGCCTGCTCATCGCCACCGTTCCCGTCGTCATCGCGGGCCTCGTTTTCAAGGCGACGGGGATCGCAGACGCGCTCCGCTCCGTGGAAGTGATCGCCTGGGCCACGCTCGCCTTCGGCATCGCGCTCTACATCGCCGATCGCGGCGCGAAACAGGTAAAAACCCAGCGAAATCTCAGCCTCAGAGATGCAGGCGCGCTGGGCCTTTGGCAGGCGCTGTCGCTCATTCCGGGCACGTCGCGATCCGGGATCACGATCACCGGCGCCCTGGCGCTAGGCTACACTCGCGAAGACGGGACGCGCATCGCCATGCTCATGTCGATCCCCACGATCCTGGGCTCGGGCGTCCTCGCGGCCACCGACGGCTTTGCTGGCCGCGTGCCCTGGGGCGAGGTGGCGATCGTGGTCAGCCTCAGTTTCCTCGCAGCCCTCGTCGCCCTTTCCCTCATGATGCGCCTCCTGCGTTCGGTGAGCTTCCTGCCCTACGTGATCTACCGCATGATCCTCGGCACCGTGCTCCTCGCCCTTGTCTACGGCGGCGTGATCACCTGA
- a CDS encoding SDR family NAD(P)-dependent oxidoreductase: MTRDQDVAVVTGGAQGIGLACARALQARGSRVALWDHDAAALAAVDLPDAHLSEADVTDPATLHAALVATEAALGPVTQVVNSAGIAGPNAAVEDYPPEAWAEIMEVNLTGSFNLLQCVLPGMKQRDYGRVVLIASVAGKEGNPMASAYSASKAGVIALTKSAGKECAKHDIAVNCVTPAAAKTRIFDQMSEAHIAYMLSKIPRERFLGVEEAAAMVAFLCNAENSFATGAVFDLSGGRATY, encoded by the coding sequence ATGACACGAGACCAAGACGTCGCCGTCGTGACCGGCGGAGCCCAGGGGATCGGCCTCGCCTGCGCGCGGGCTCTGCAGGCACGGGGTTCCCGCGTGGCGCTCTGGGATCACGACGCCGCGGCGCTCGCCGCTGTCGACCTACCGGATGCGCATCTTTCGGAGGCCGATGTGACCGACCCCGCCACGCTGCACGCTGCGCTGGTGGCGACGGAGGCCGCGCTCGGACCGGTGACCCAGGTGGTGAATTCAGCCGGGATCGCCGGGCCCAACGCGGCGGTGGAGGATTATCCGCCCGAAGCCTGGGCCGAGATCATGGAGGTGAACCTCACGGGCTCCTTCAACCTGCTCCAATGCGTGCTGCCGGGCATGAAGCAGCGCGATTATGGCCGCGTCGTGCTCATCGCCTCGGTCGCCGGCAAGGAGGGCAACCCGATGGCTTCCGCCTACTCCGCGTCGAAGGCCGGGGTGATCGCGCTCACGAAATCAGCGGGCAAGGAATGCGCCAAGCACGACATCGCGGTGAACTGCGTGACCCCCGCCGCGGCAAAGACGCGGATCTTTGACCAGATGAGCGAGGCCCATATCGCGTACATGCTCTCCAAGATCCCGCGGGAGCGCTTTCTGGGCGTGGAGGAGGCAGCGGCCATGGTGGCGTTTCTCTGCAATGCGGAGAACAGCTTTGCGACCGGGGCTGTCTTCGACCTCTCGGGCGGACGCGCGACGTACTGA
- a CDS encoding DMT family transporter: protein MVLTGPARGAALISAAMLVFTVMSGFIKAAEVPAGQAVFFRSVFAMPVIFVWLWHSGHLGDGLRTVRWQSHALRGVVGTTAMGLGFAGLLYLPLPEVTAIRFATPIILVVLAALMLGERFRFFRLGAVLLGLVGVMIIIWPRLGGGLGDAATLGALLTLGSAALAALAQVFVKGMAGRESTSAIVFYFSLTAAILGLLTLPFGWVWPTGAQAAYLVAAGLIGGVGQIFLTASYRFADAGALAPFTYTSMVWSILVGWLWFAEIPTAQMLLGAVIVIAAGAIIVWRERQLGRDETARRKVRAKGLQ from the coding sequence GTGGTCCTGACAGGCCCTGCCCGGGGTGCAGCGCTCATCTCTGCTGCGATGCTCGTCTTCACGGTCATGTCGGGCTTCATCAAGGCCGCGGAGGTCCCCGCTGGACAGGCCGTCTTTTTCCGCTCTGTTTTCGCGATGCCTGTGATCTTCGTCTGGCTTTGGCACAGCGGGCATCTGGGCGACGGCCTCCGCACGGTCCGCTGGCAGAGCCACGCGCTGCGCGGGGTCGTGGGGACCACCGCCATGGGGCTTGGCTTTGCCGGGCTCCTTTACCTGCCGCTGCCGGAGGTTACGGCGATCCGCTTTGCCACGCCGATCATCCTCGTGGTGCTGGCCGCCCTGATGCTGGGTGAGCGGTTCCGGTTCTTCCGGTTGGGGGCGGTGCTTCTCGGGCTCGTGGGGGTGATGATCATCATCTGGCCGCGGCTCGGCGGCGGTCTCGGCGACGCCGCGACGCTGGGCGCGCTCCTCACGCTGGGGTCCGCGGCGCTGGCGGCCCTCGCACAGGTCTTCGTGAAAGGCATGGCCGGGCGGGAGAGCACATCGGCCATCGTGTTCTACTTCTCGCTCACCGCCGCGATCCTCGGGCTCCTCACGCTGCCCTTCGGATGGGTCTGGCCCACGGGCGCGCAGGCGGCCTACCTCGTGGCGGCTGGGCTCATCGGCGGCGTGGGGCAGATCTTTCTGACCGCAAGCTACCGCTTCGCCGACGCTGGCGCGCTGGCACCCTTCACTTACACGTCGATGGTCTGGTCGATCCTCGTAGGCTGGCTCTGGTTCGCGGAAATCCCCACCGCGCAGATGCTGCTCGGCGCGGTCATCGTCATCGCAGCGGGCGCGATCATCGTGTGGCGCGAGCGGCAGCTCGGGCGGGACGAGACTGCGCGGAGGAAGGTCCGCGCGAAGGGGCTGCAGTGA
- a CDS encoding HupE/UreJ family protein codes for MITPTKMAPRAARLVAMSMLVLITLVWGAGLRAHETAPAIANVSVSPERMEMEIAVNAEALLAGVDLGTYTDTNDAPEAAAYDALRALSDAELAAEIEAAGPGMLSLALEGAGALSLDGVTVVAPASDAVARETVLSLSAPMEGEAVSLGWPAENGVLVVRQSRDGQTFAELVDSGGMSAPLPATGVVEETAGEAFWRFLVAGFEHIIPLGIDHILFVLGLFFFALKWSPILWQVTAFTVAHTVTLALATLGIITIPDDWMWLVEAFIALSITWVAVENILQPRMGWLRPAVVFAFGLLHGLGFASVLSDFGLSQGQFVVSLIAFNVGVEIGQLAVILGAFLVIMLGLWAARIGRLDDPEEAMVRDLPEMYRANAIVGSLIIGAIGFYWFIERAFL; via the coding sequence ATGATCACTCCTACAAAGATGGCCCCACGTGCCGCGCGGCTTGTCGCGATGTCAATGCTCGTGCTCATCACCTTGGTGTGGGGCGCGGGGCTCCGCGCGCACGAGACCGCGCCCGCCATCGCCAATGTGAGCGTATCGCCGGAGCGCATGGAGATGGAGATCGCGGTCAATGCCGAAGCGCTTCTCGCTGGCGTCGATCTTGGCACCTACACCGATACCAATGACGCGCCCGAGGCGGCCGCCTACGACGCGCTGCGCGCGCTGTCCGACGCAGAACTCGCGGCGGAGATCGAGGCGGCCGGGCCAGGCATGCTGTCGCTGGCGCTCGAGGGCGCAGGGGCGCTCAGCCTCGACGGGGTGACCGTCGTGGCACCGGCCTCCGACGCGGTGGCGCGCGAGACAGTGCTTTCGCTATCGGCGCCCATGGAGGGGGAGGCTGTCTCCCTCGGCTGGCCCGCGGAGAACGGGGTCCTCGTGGTGCGGCAATCCCGCGACGGGCAGACCTTTGCAGAGCTCGTGGATTCCGGGGGCATGTCCGCGCCACTCCCGGCCACAGGCGTGGTGGAGGAGACGGCGGGCGAGGCTTTCTGGCGCTTTCTCGTCGCGGGCTTCGAGCACATCATCCCGCTCGGCATCGATCACATCCTATTCGTGCTCGGGCTCTTCTTTTTCGCGCTGAAATGGTCGCCAATCCTTTGGCAGGTGACGGCCTTCACTGTGGCGCACACGGTGACGCTGGCGCTGGCGACGTTGGGGATCATCACGATCCCCGATGACTGGATGTGGCTTGTCGAGGCCTTCATCGCGCTTTCGATCACCTGGGTGGCCGTGGAGAACATCCTGCAGCCGCGCATGGGCTGGCTCAGGCCGGCGGTGGTCTTCGCCTTCGGGCTGCTGCACGGGCTTGGGTTTGCCAGCGTCCTGAGTGATTTCGGGCTGTCACAGGGTCAATTCGTGGTTTCGCTCATTGCGTTCAATGTGGGCGTGGAGATCGGGCAGCTGGCGGTGATCCTCGGCGCGTTCCTCGTGATCATGCTGGGGCTCTGGGCGGCCCGGATCGGGCGCCTCGATGACCCGGAGGAGGCCATGGTGCGCGACCTGCCAGAGATGTACCGCGCCAATGCCATCGTGGGCTCGCTCATCATCGGGGCCATCGGGTTCTACTGGTTCATCGAGCGGGCGTTCTTGTGA